The Martelella endophytica genome contains the following window.
ATTACATCAAGCAGTTCGACATCGACCTCAATCCCGATGGCGTGAAGCAGATGATGGCGGATGCCAACGCCACCGACTATAACAGCTGGTGGTGGGATGTCGTCGGCTCCTACAGCTCCCCGTCGCAGTACAACGATCCGGCCCGTCCGCGGATCCAGGCCTGGCTGCCGGTTGCGCCCTATCTTGGCGAACAGCGCTTCACCTTCGAGCGCAACCCCTATTATTTCAAGGTCGACACCGCCTGCAATCAGCTGCCCTACATCGATGGTCGCACCTTCGTCATGGTGCAGGATCCCGAGGTTGAACTCGGCAAGACGCTTGCCGGCGAGATCGATATCTCGCGCGTAAGCATCTCCAATCCGTCCAACCGCGCGATCTTCTTCGAAAACCAGGAGAAGGGCGACTATCGCCTGATGAGCGCTTCGAGCGCCGACATGAACACCGCCTTCTTCATGTTCGCGATGAACAATCCCGATCCTTTCAAGGCGAAGGTCTATCAGGACAAGAACTTCCGCATCGGTCTCTCCTACGCGATCAACCGTCCGGAAATCATTGACGTCGTCTATCTCGGTCAGGGGGAGCCGAGCCAGGTCGGACCGCGTCCGGGCTCGCCGTTCTACAGCGAGAAGATGGCCAAGCAGTACGCCGAGTATGATCCGGAAAAGGCCAATGAATATCTCGACAAGGTTCTGCCCAACAAGGATGCCGAAGGTTACCGCCTGAACGACAAGGGCGAGCGCTTCCGCATGACCGTCTCGGTCAACCAGGACTTCCGTTCGGACTGGGTCGATGCCGCGCTCCTGATCGCCAAATACTGGAAGGCCGTCGGCATCGATCTCAATGTCGACGTTGTCGGCGGCGATGTCTTCAAGGAACGCGAGTTCGCGCCGAACCGCGACGTCAATCTGTGGATTGCGGAGAACGGTTCCGGCCGGCTGCCGCTGGTTTCGACCTTCGTCATGGTCGGCGGTCCGGGCATGGCCGGCAACTGGGATGCCTGGGAGCGTGGCTATGCCCGGGACACCGGCGGCAATGCCAATTTCGGCTCTGATGTCGCGGCTGAAGTCGAACCGGTCTCCCCGCCTCAGGAAATCGCCGACATGTTCCGGATGATGGAAGAGATCCCGGCAACGGCTGGCGACAAACAGGACGAGCTGATGAACCAGTTCCTCGATGCGGTCACCGACTATTTCCCGACGATTGGCATCGCCCTGCCCATGGGCAATTACCGCGCGGTCAAGAACCGCCTGCACAACGTGCCGGACACGCTGATCGAAGGCTGGCTCTATCCGGGTATCGCCCCGGCCAACTTCGAGACCTTCTACATCGACAAGGACAAGCAGTAAGTCCTCTCCAAGCTGAATACGGGTGCGGGCCGGGCGTCCGCACCCCTTCCTTTACGAAAGTTTTCCGATGCTGGAGTTTCTGGCCCGTCGCGCCGTGCTGATGGTGTTCACGGTGCTTGCGATCACCGTGGTTTCCTTTGCCGTCATCACCCTTCCGCCCGGCGACTATGTCGACAAGCTTGCCCTCGATGCGCGCATGACCGGCGATGTCATGCCGGCGGAGCAGCAGGCCCAGCTGCGCCACCGCTTCGGCTTGGACAAGAGCCTGCCCGAACAATATTACGACTGGGTCTCCAACATCGTCCGATACGGCGATTTCGGCCGGTCATTCACCTATGAGCGTCCCGTCACCGAGCTGATCTGGGAGCGGCTCGGGCTGACCTCGCTGTTGTCGGTGCTGACGCTGATGTTTATCTGGGTGATCGCCATTCCCATCGGCATCTACTCTGCCGTCCGCAAATATTCGCTCGGCGACTATCTCTTCACCTTCATCGGCTTCATCGGGCTCGCCATCCCCAATTTCCTGCTGGCGCTGGTGCTGATGTACGTCTCGTTCAAATATATGGATCAGAGCGTTGGCGGATTGTTTTCGCCGCAATATCTCGATGCGCCCTGGTCGTTTGCCCGCATCGGCGACCTGCTGTCGCATCTGTGGATCCCGATGGTCGTGCTCGGCACGGCGGGTACAGCCAGCGTCATCCGCACCATCCGCGCCAATTTGCTGGATGAGCTGCACCGGCCCTATGTGTTGACAGCACGGGCAAAGGGGCTTTCCGAGCACCGGCTGATCGTCAAGTACCCGGTGCGCTACTCGCTCAATCCCTTCGTTTCCGGGCTCAACGAAATCTTCGTCACCATCGTTTCCGGCGAAACCATCGTCGCGGTCGTTCTCGGTCTGCAGACCACCGGCCCGCTTCTGCTCGATGCGCTGCGAAATCAGGACATGTATCTGGCGGCGACGCTGATCATGTTCCTGAGCTTCCTTGCCGTCGTGGGTACCCTCTTTTCCGACATGCTGCTGATGATCCTCGATCCCCGTATCCGCCGGCAGGCCCGTGAAGGAGAGCTGTTGTGAAGGCATCCTCCGATCAGGTCAGCTATCAGGCACTCATCTGGCGCCGGTTCCGCCGCCACAGGCTCGGCGTCCTCGGTGCCGTGGTGACCGGCTTCATCTATTTTGTGGCGCTTTTCGTGGAGTTCCTGGCGCCGTTCAATCCGCAGGATTTCTCGCCCCGCGCGCTCTATTCGCCGCCGCAGATGGTCCATCTCATCCGCACCGATGATACCGGCGCCATGCATTTCGGTCCCTATGCGATCGGCTTCAAATCGACGGTCGACTACAATACCGGACATCGCATCTTCAAACCGGATCCGGAGCGGGTCATTCCGCTCGGCTTCTTCGTGAAGGGCGATGCCTACAAGATGTGGGGTTTCCTGCCCTGGGACCGGCATTTCTTCGGCCCGACCGATCCTGAAGACAAGGTCTATTTCTTCGGCGCCGATCGGCTTGGCCGCGATGTGTTCAGCAGAACGATCTATGCGACGCGGGTTTCGATGACGATCGGGCTTATCGGCGTGGCGCTGAGCCTCGTGCTCGGTCTCATCATCGGCGGCGCCTCCGGCTATTTCGGCGGCTGGATCGATGTCGCCATCCAGCGCGTCATCGAATTCCTGCAGTCGCTTCCGTCGATCCCGCTGTGGATCGGGCTGGCGGCGGCCATTCCGCCGACCATGCCGCCGATCCAGACCTACTTCCTGATCACCGTCATCCTCTCGGTGCTTGGCTGGACAGGGCTGGCCCGGGTCGTGCGCGGCCGGTTCATGGCGCTGAAGAAGGAGGAGTTCGTGGTGGCCGCGCGTCTCGACGGCTGTCGCCCGCCGCGCATCATCCTGCGCCACATGGCGCCGAATTTCCTCAGCCACATCATCGCCGTCGTCACGCTTGCCATTCCCGGCATGATCATTGCCGAGACGTCGCTCAGCTTCCTCGGCATCGGCCTCAGGCAGCCGGTGGTGAGCTGGGGCGTTCTGTTGCAGGAGGCGCAGAATTTTCGCTCGATCGCTGCTGCCCCCTGGCTGTTCGCGCCCGGTGGCGCGGTCGTGATTGCGGTGCTCGCGCTCAATTTCCTCGGCGACGGCCTTCGCGACGCGGGAGATCCCCATGCAAACTGAGACCCTGCTCGAAATCGACGGCCTTTCCGTTTCTTTCAAGGATGATGACAATTCGCTGGCTGCCCTCAAGGATGTCTCTTTCGATATTCCGACCGGCAAGACCGTCTGCCTGGTGGGTGAATCCGGCTGCGGCAAGTCACTGACGGCGCGCAGCCTGTTACGCATCCTTGATCCGAACGCCGACATCGTGGGGGGCCGGATGCGCTTTCGCGAGCGTGATGGTGCCGTCACAGATCTTGCGGCGGAAACGCCGAAATCGGCGCCCCTGCGTCAGGTCCGCGGCAACGAGATCACCATGATCTTCCAGGAACCGATGACCGCGCTTTCCGTGTTTCACACCATTGGCGACCAGATCATCGAGGCGATCCGTGTCCATGAGCGCATGTCGAAGAAGGCAGCGCGGGCACGGGCGCTGGAGGCGCTCGAGGCGGTCGGCATGCCCGATGCCGCGGCGCGGCTTGATGCTTATACGTTCGAGCTTTCGGGCGGGCAGCGCCAGCGCGCGATGATCGCCATGGCGCTGGTCACCAATCCCCGTCTGCTGATCGCCGACGAACCGACGACCGCGCTCGATGTCACCACCCAGGCGGTGATCCTCGAATTGCTGCAGGACCTCAAGGCGCGCTTCGGCATGTCGTTCCTGTTCATCACCCACGATCTCGGCGTGGTTGCCGAAATGGCCGACGAGGTGGTGGTGATGTATCTCGGCGAGGTGGTGGAACGTGGTCCCGTGGAGCGCATCTTCAATGCTCCGCGCCACCCCTATACGCGGGCGCTGCTTGCCGCCGCACCGCATTATTCGACGGGCAACAACACGCGGCTCCCTGTCATTCCGGGCACCGTGCCGAGCCTTTCCAAACGGCCGGAGGGCTGCGCCTTCGTGACGCGCTGCGCCTTTGCCGAAGCCGGCCGATGCGATGTCGAGCGGCCGCCGATGGTGCCGGGTGAGACCGAGGCACGCTGCTTCTTTGCCGGCGATGAGCGGCTGGCGGGGCCGGTTCCGAACGAAGAACTTGCGTCTCCGGCGGTGACTGACGCGGTGACGAAAGAGCGGCGCCCGATCATTCTGGCGGCCGATCGCGTGTCGCGCCATTTTGAAAAGAAGCGCGGCCTGTTTCGTGGCGGTGAGTGCGTGACCCGCGCGGTGAACGATGTTTCACTGGAGCTGGCGGAAGGCGAGACGCTCGGCCTCGTCGGCGAGTCCGGTTGCGGCAAGTCGACGCTCGGCAGCACGCTGGCGGCGCTGCTCGATCCGACCGGCGGTTCGGTTCGGCTCGGCATCAATGGCGAGAGCCGCGTGATCTCCGGGCTGTCAGAGCCGGAGCGCCGTGCGGTCTGGCGTGACCTCCGCGTGGTGTTCCAGGACCCCTACAGTTCCCTCAATCCGCGCATGAGCGTGTTCGATATCGTTGCCGAGCCGCTCAGGGCCGGCGCCGGACGGACGATGAAGCCGGCGGCGCTCAAGGCGCGGGTCGACGACGTTCTGGCCCGTGTCGGGCTCGATCCGTCATTGTCCGGTCGCTATCCACATGCCTTTTCGGGTGGTCAGCGGCAGCGCATCGGCATTGCCCGTGCGCTCGCCCCATCGCCGCGCATCATCATTGCCGATGAGCCGGCGTCCGCGCTCGACGTTTCGGTGCAGGCGCAGATCCTCAATCTGTTCCGTGACCTGCAGAAGACACTGGGGCTGACCTACCTCTTCATCTCGCACGATCTCAACGTTGTTTCCAACATCGCCGGGCGGGTTGCGGTCATGTATGCGGGGCGCATCGTCGAAATGGCAGACACGGCCGACATCTACCACCGTCCCCGCCATCCCTATTCGGCGGCACTTCTGAATGCGGTGTTGACCCCCGAATACCATCCGACGAAGCCTGTGCGGGAGCGGCTTTCGGGCGCACCGCCCAATCCGGCCAATCTGCCCGTCGGCTGCGCCTTCTCGCCACGTTGTCCCTTCGCGACCGATCTTTGCCGCAGCGCCGCACCGCCGCTGGAGCATGATGGTAATGGGCGGTTGACAGCCTGTCATCGTCGCGATGATCTGCAACTGACGGGGCTGGGAGAGGCGTGATGCAGATTATCGACACGGGACTGAGCCTTGCCGGAACGCGTGAGACGACGTTCAGGGTGGAGCGCGATGACCAGGCGCGAAGTCCCTATCTTTACGTCGCGGTCGATGTGCCGTCCGGGCTTTCGTCGTTGTCGGTGACGCTGGCTTATGAAAAGGGCGAAGACTGCATCATCGATCTCGGCCTCCTCGATCCGCGCGCGAGCGCCTATCCGACCCGCGAAGGCTTTCGCGGCTGGAGCGGCGGCGCCCGCAACGCCGTCTTCGTCGGCGAGAAGACGGCGACGCCCGGCTATGTTCCGGGGGCCATCATGGCAGGGCGCTGGCTGGTCATGCTCGGCCTCTATCGCTTGCCGGAGGCGGGGGCGGAGATTTCGCTGACTGTGGGTGACACGCCAATCGGGCCCGCGGCGTCAGCGGTTCCGGAAGCCACCCGCTGGACGCCAAAAGGCCCCGGCTGGTATCGCGGCGACACCCACAGCCATACCTTCCACTCCGATGCGAAGGGCGCGCCCGAGACCCTGCATAGGATGGCGCGCGAACGTGGACTCGATTTCCTGTTCGTCACCGATCACAACACGCTGACGGGATGGACCGCCTATTTCCGCAACGTCACCGGTTCTGACCTCGTCTTTCTTCCGGGCGTCGAAATCACCACGGCCGACGGCCACGCCAATATTCTAGGGCTTGAGACCTGGGTCGATTTCCGGCTTGAACGGGATGAGGACATCGCGGTGCTGGAGGCGTCCGCCAGGAGCGCCGGCGGCATCCTCTCGGTCAATCACCACAAGCCGCCGATCCCCTGGCGGCACGCATGGCCGGAGGTGAAATGCATGGAGGCGTGGCATGAATGTTGGGATCGCGACAACGCGCTGCTGCTCTCGCGCTATGATGCGCTTTTGAAATCCGGCAGGCGCATCACCGGCATCGGTGGCAGCGATTACCACCAGCCGGCGGCGCTGACGCATGAAGGCGCCTGGCTGCTCGGCAATCCGACGACCGTGGTTCATGCCGAAACGCTCGACAGGACCGGTGTCGTGGAAGCAATCCGCCGGGGCCGGGTCTTCATCACCGAAAGTCCGGACGGCCCGCATCTCGAGCTTGAAGCAGACGGCCAGCCGATGGGGGGCGTGGTTGCCGCCTCAAAAGGCGTGGTTCTGAACGTGCTGACCGAAGGTGCAAAGGGTGACGGCCTGCATCTCGTCAGCGATCGCGGTCTCCTCGCGACCCTGCCTGTCGGCTCCGGGCGGTGGCAGGCCGAGATGCGCCTTCCTTCCGGCCTTCTTTATGTGCGCGCCGAAATCCGCCGTGGCAAGGCGGTGCGGGCGCTTTCCAATCCGATCTATTTCGACAGGCAAATGCGATGACGCTTCTCTTCGAAGGCCGGCTGACGCTCGACCAGATGTCCTCCCACATTCCCTTTCGGTTCGAACTGCCGGAAGGCGTCGGTACGCTCCGTATCGATTTCAGTCATACGCCGCACCATCCGGGCGTCGGCGACATTCCGCATCAGCTCAGCATTTCGGTTTATGGCCCGAACGGCGCGCGCGGCACGCGGCACAACAATGCTGACCAGAGCCCGGTCATCTCGACGCGCCATGCCTCGCCCGGCTACCTCCCCGGCCCGATCGAGCCGGGAGAGTGGTGCGTCGAAATCGATTGCCACCGCATCCTGCCGCCGGGCGGGGTCAGTTACCGGCTTGCGATCGACTGGCAGGATCAGGAAACCGAGCCGCCAACTGCCGAGCCCCTGCCTTCCGCAGCACCCCGCCGGCGCGGCAAGGGCTGGTATCGTGGCGATCTGCACGGCCATACGCTGCATTCCGATGGCCGGATGAGCATCGCCGAATATCTCGCCTACGCGCAGGAACGCGGCCTCGATTTCGTGGCGCTCACCGACCACAACACCGTCTCCGCCATTTCCGAGCTCGAACGGCTGGCGGGCGAGGGGATCACCATCCTGCCGGGAACGGAACTCACCACCTATCACGGCCACGCATTGGTGCTTGGCAGCCGGCAATGGCAGGAATGGCGGGTGAAGGACGGCTCCACCATGAGTGCGATCGCTGATGCCGCATCCGAGCAAGGCCAGCTCTTCGTCATCGCCCATCCCCAGCATGAGGGGCATCCGTTCTGCACCGGCTGCCACTGGGCCTGGGCTGACATGATGCCCGGTCCGGCGCGCCATGTGGAGGTCTGGAACGGTCCGCGTGACAACGGCGATCACAACGACCGCTCGCTGGCACTGTTCTATCATTTCCTCAACCAGGGCTACCGTATGATCGCGACCAGCGGCACGGACACCCATCGCCGCGCCGCGCCCGAACACCGTATCCCGGTGCTGATGGTCGAGGCCGAGGATAACACCGTTTCCGCACTTCTGTCGGCGATCAGGCGCGGCCGCTCATACATCACCGGCGGCCCGCTGCTCGAGGTGGGCGCCACCGACGAGAGCGGTCGACGGATCGAGATGGGCGAAACGGCAGAACCGGGGCAGCTTTCGCTTTCCTGCCGCTGGACCGCCGACGATGGCACGCTCACCGCACGTCTGATCCGCCGTGGCGATGTGATGGAGACGGCAACTGCAACCGGCGAGCTGACGGTCGAAACCGAAGCGCGATCGAACGACTGGTTCGTCATTGAACTCCGCGACGCCCTTGCCCGCCTCCACGCCGTCACCAACCCGATCTTCCTCGGCGGCGACGGCGCCGTGTGGTATTGAGGCGCCTTCACGTCGATCTTCAGGCGCCCCGCAAGGACGCCCAATGTCAGGATGATGATGCGGAGAGAGGGGTTTTGACGCTCTACGCCTTGCGGCCGCGCATCAGCAGTACGAGGAATGGGGCGCCGAGGAGTGAGGCGGCGAGGCCGGCGGGGATTTCATAGGGGAAGATCGCGGTGCGGCCAGCCCAGTCGGCAAGCGTCATCAGACCGCCGCCGAGAAGGGCCGCGGCGAGGAGGGTTTCGGCCGGACGCCGGAAGCCCAGAAGCCGGGCGGCATGCGGTGCCATCAGTCCCACGAAGGTCAGGGGCCCGACGCAAAGCGTTGCCGCTGCGCTGAGAATGCCGGCAAGCAGCAGCAACAGGCTGCGCGCCCGCGCCACGGGGACGCCGCGGGCGGAGGCGACGGCCTCGCCGAGCGGCAGCACGGCAAGCCAGCGCCGTGTCATCAGGGCGGCCGGCAGCAGCACGGCAAGCGTGAGCGCTGCAAGGCCGGCGAGCGGAAAGCCGGCATTGTAGGTCGAACCGCTCAGCCAACGCATCAGGAACAGGGCACGCGGATCGCCGCTTGCGGCGAGGAAGCCGATCACCGCATCGGCGAGCGCGGTGAGCGCGATGCCGCCGAGCAAAACCCGCTCCGGCGCCAGGCCCGATCGGACTGCGAGGAGGAAAATCACTGCGATCACCGCCATCGCCCCGAGCGCCGCCACCGCGAATTGCCCCACGAGCGATAGTGACGCGAAGATCAGCACACCCGCCGTCACCCCAAGCGTGGCGCCGGCGCCGATGCCGAGAATTTCAGGGCTCGCCATCTCGTTGCCGGTCAGCCGCTGCAGGATGACACCGGCAAGCGAAAGCATGGCGCCGGCGAGGAAGGCGACCATCACCCGTGGCGCGCGCAGTCCGCCGACCGAGGCCAGCAGGTCGGGGCCAAGCAGGGCGAAGTCTCCCGTTCCGGTGCGTCCGACGAAAATGGCGAGACAGGCCGCAGCAAGGGCGAGGGCGGCGGCGATGGCCAGCCGCAGGCGGATGTGGCCATGATTGGGGGCACCGGCCATGGTGGTTTCGGGCCGGCGGTGACGCGTCTTCAGCCGGGGCAGCAGCGCGATCAGGAGCGGAGCGCCGAAAACCGCGGTCACGGCACCCGTCGGCACCAGCCCGATGTCGCCGGTGCTCAGCATCATGACGGCATTGTCGGTGAGAAACAGCAGGGCCGCGCCGATCACCGACGACCAGATGAGGATCTGCGAGGGCCTGCGCGCGCCGGTCAGTCGAGCAAGCGTCGGGGCCACGAGACCGACAAAGCCGATCACCCCGACAGCACTTGTGACGATCGCTGCAAGGCCGACGGCCACCGCAATGGCGACCACGCGCAGCAGGTGGATATTGATGCCGAGCGCGCGCGCGCCTTCATCGCCAAGTTCGATGAGGGCGAGCGGTCGGATCAGCAGAGCTGACAGGCCGCCAAGGACAGCGAGTTTTGCCGCAAGCCAGGCCGGCACCGACCAGCTTTGCTGGGCAAGCGACCCCGCGCCCCAGATGAACAGGCCGGCCAGATAGCGATCGTTGAGAAGCACGAGCACCGCCGAGAGCGCGCCGCACCAGAGCCCGACAATCAGGCCAGCAATGACCAGCGAGAAGGGCGAGAAGTTCTGCCGGGCGCCGATGGCGAGCACCAGTCCGGCGGCTGCCGCGGAACCGGCAAGGGTCACGAGGTCGCGGCCGAAACCGAGCAGCGCCGGCGCAAACAGCATGGCGAGCGCCAGCGCCAGCCCGCCGCCGGCGGAAACGCCGAGCGTCGTCGGCGAGGCCAGCGGATTGCGCAGCACCTGCTGGAACACGGCTCCGGACAGCGCCAACGCCGCGCCGCAGAGAAGCGCGGTGGCCATGCGGGGCAGGGTTGCATAGAAGAGCAGCATGCGGCCGATATCATAGGCTTCTCCGGCATGGCCAGTGGCGGATGCCGTGATCACAAAGGCGGCGGCAAGGCTGCCGAGACCACCAAGGACAAGGGCGAGCCCGATCGGCCCGCGCGTTTCTGCCGCGATCCTCATGCGCGTTCTGCCATCGCCGTGGTGAAAAGCCTGGCAAAGCGCGTCGCCTCGTTGACCATGCCGAAGAGAAGCACCGGCGGGATCACCACGAGACGCTCTCTTGCGGTGAAGGGCAGGGCCCGCCACAGCGGACTGCGTTCGAGGCTTGGCAGGATATCGGCGGCCAGCGGTTCGATGACGACAAGCGCGGTCTTTGGATCGGCGATGCGTGCGAGATCGGCGATGGCGATGGTTTCGTAGCCCCAGACATTGGCGGCACCCGGCCAGGCATTGGCCACACCCAGCCGCTCAAGCACGCTGTCGTAGAGCCCGGGTGCCGAATAGATGCGGACGTGACGTTCGTCGAGGAAGCTGATGATCGCGACCGGCGGCGTTTCGCTGCCTCCGAGCGTCGCCGCGCAATCTTCGAACATGCGATCGGCCTGCTGCAGGAATGCGGTTGCGGCCTCCTCGCGGCCGATCGCCTGGCCCAGCCTTCGCGTTGCGGCGATCGCCCGCGTCAGGACGGGGCCGTCTTCGGCGGTATAGACGTCGAGGCTGAGGACGGGCGCATAATGTTCGAGGCGGGGAGTGAGATGGGCGAGGAACGGCGAGGTCAGGATCAGATCGGGCTGGAGTGCTGCCAGAACCTCGAAGCTGATTTCCCACGAGGAGCCGAGGTCGGCAACGCCTTCGGGCATTTGCGGCTTTCCGACCCACTTGGCCCAGCCGTCGAGGGAGGCGACGGCGATCGGCGTGATGCCGAGCGCCAGGAGGGTGGATGCGCCGGCATAGTCGAGGCAGGCGATCCTTTTCGGCGCCGCGGCCCGTGCTGGCACCGCCCCCAGGAGAGGCGCCGTCGCCAAGCCGGCGAGAAAACGGCGTCGGCCTATTTCGGGTTCAGCGGACATAGGCAAGCGGCATGGCCGAGTCAGGATGCGGGATGACGCCCATTTCGACGCCATAGATCGCGCGCAGCGTCTCGGCATTGAGGAAGGTGTCCGGCCGGCCGTCGGCGACAAGCTTTCCACCCTTCAAAGCATAAATGTGATCGCAGAACCGTGCCGCCATGTTGATGTCGTGCAGCACGACGATCACCGAAAGTCCGTTGTCGTGCGACAGTCGGCGGATCAGGCTCAGCACCTCGATCTGATGGGCGATGTCGAGCGCCGAGGTCGGTTCGTCCAGAAGCAGGCAGCGGCTGTCCTGCGCGATCAGCATGGCGATCCAGGCGCGCTGGCGCTCGCCTCCCGACAGCGTATCCACCATGCGCTCCGCCATCGCTTCAAGTCCCGCCATCGCCAGCGCGGTTTCGACCTTTTCGCGGTCATTGTCGCTGAAGCGGCCGACTGCCCCGTGCCAGGGATAGCGGCCGCAGGCGACCAGTTCGCGCACGCTCATGCCGGTGGCGGAGCTGGTATCCTGGGCGAGATAGGCAACCCTGCGGGCGAAGTCGCGGGCACCGATCGCCTGCAGCGGCTCGCCGTCGAAGACGATGCTGCCCCCGCTCGGCTGCTGCTGGCGGGCAAGGAGCTTCAGCAGTGTCGATTTACCCGAGCCATTGTGGCCGACGAGCGCAGATACGACGCCCTGCGGAAAATCGATCGAAATGCCGGAAAGGAGCGGCCGCGCCTCGACCGAAAAGCAAAGGTCCCGTGTCGTAAAACCGGTCGCCTGCAGTGTCTGCGGCGCTGATATGGAGGCAAAACCCATTGGACGATCCCGAATTCCCGGCAAGCGGCTTGAAGCCTGCTTATTAAAGA
Protein-coding sequences here:
- the fhuB gene encoding Fe(3+)-hydroxamate ABC transporter permease FhuB; translated protein: MRIAAETRGPIGLALVLGGLGSLAAAFVITASATGHAGEAYDIGRMLLFYATLPRMATALLCGAALALSGAVFQQVLRNPLASPTTLGVSAGGGLALALAMLFAPALLGFGRDLVTLAGSAAAAGLVLAIGARQNFSPFSLVIAGLIVGLWCGALSAVLVLLNDRYLAGLFIWGAGSLAQQSWSVPAWLAAKLAVLGGLSALLIRPLALIELGDEGARALGINIHLLRVVAIAVAVGLAAIVTSAVGVIGFVGLVAPTLARLTGARRPSQILIWSSVIGAALLFLTDNAVMMLSTGDIGLVPTGAVTAVFGAPLLIALLPRLKTRHRRPETTMAGAPNHGHIRLRLAIAAALALAAACLAIFVGRTGTGDFALLGPDLLASVGGLRAPRVMVAFLAGAMLSLAGVILQRLTGNEMASPEILGIGAGATLGVTAGVLIFASLSLVGQFAVAALGAMAVIAVIFLLAVRSGLAPERVLLGGIALTALADAVIGFLAASGDPRALFLMRWLSGSTYNAGFPLAGLAALTLAVLLPAALMTRRWLAVLPLGEAVASARGVPVARARSLLLLLAGILSAAATLCVGPLTFVGLMAPHAARLLGFRRPAETLLAAALLGGGLMTLADWAGRTAIFPYEIPAGLAASLLGAPFLVLLMRGRKA
- a CDS encoding iron-siderophore ABC transporter substrate-binding protein encodes the protein MPARAAAPKRIACLDYAGASTLLALGITPIAVASLDGWAKWVGKPQMPEGVADLGSSWEISFEVLAALQPDLILTSPFLAHLTPRLEHYAPVLSLDVYTAEDGPVLTRAIAATRRLGQAIGREEAATAFLQQADRMFEDCAATLGGSETPPVAIISFLDERHVRIYSAPGLYDSVLERLGVANAWPGAANVWGYETIAIADLARIADPKTALVVIEPLAADILPSLERSPLWRALPFTARERLVVIPPVLLFGMVNEATRFARLFTTAMAERA
- a CDS encoding ATP-binding cassette domain-containing protein; its protein translation is MGFASISAPQTLQATGFTTRDLCFSVEARPLLSGISIDFPQGVVSALVGHNGSGKSTLLKLLARQQQPSGGSIVFDGEPLQAIGARDFARRVAYLAQDTSSATGMSVRELVACGRYPWHGAVGRFSDNDREKVETALAMAGLEAMAERMVDTLSGGERQRAWIAMLIAQDSRCLLLDEPTSALDIAHQIEVLSLIRRLSHDNGLSVIVVLHDINMAARFCDHIYALKGGKLVADGRPDTFLNAETLRAIYGVEMGVIPHPDSAMPLAYVR